A window of the Rhizobium viscosum genome harbors these coding sequences:
- a CDS encoding ABC transporter ATP-binding protein: protein MPDLLSVRNLKIEATSYPPGEAPKRVTIVDGVSFDLQKGRVLGLIGESGAGKSTIGLSALAYGRGGAEITGGEVLLDGDNILALGRNGIRQIRGARVCYVAQSAAAAFNPAHRLGDQVIEASVKHGLMNKQEAKNRALYLFQVLGLPHPESFGERFPHQVSGGQLQRAMTAMALCSNPELIVFDEPTTALDVTTQIDVLAAIKHAIEATHTAALYITHDLAVVAQISDDIMVLRHGKTVEYGSVRHIIEAPREDYTRALVNVRQTPRDEALDQSDALLKIENVSAEYSNGFKVLNNVSLHVPKGQTLAIVGESGSGKSTLARVVTGLLSPSAGTISFAGKPLTPDVRHRPRDDLRRIQLIYQMADTAMNPRQTVRDIIGRPLTFYYGLRGAAKTDRVKELLDQIEMGNGFLNRYPAELSGGQKQRVAIARALAAKPELILCDEPTSALDPLVAEGILKLLLKLQEEEHLSYVFITHDIAIVRAIADSVAVMHRGKLVRFGPKSQALSPPFDDYTDLLLKSVPEMEIGWLERVLTTRKMASAGN, encoded by the coding sequence ATGCCTGATCTTCTTTCCGTCCGCAATCTCAAGATCGAAGCCACCAGCTATCCGCCGGGTGAAGCGCCGAAACGCGTGACCATCGTTGACGGCGTTTCCTTTGATCTGCAGAAAGGCCGAGTGCTCGGGCTGATCGGTGAATCCGGCGCCGGCAAGTCGACGATCGGGCTCTCGGCACTTGCCTATGGTCGAGGCGGTGCCGAGATCACCGGCGGGGAAGTGCTGCTCGATGGCGACAATATCCTTGCCCTTGGCAGGAATGGCATCAGGCAGATCCGCGGCGCCCGCGTCTGCTACGTGGCTCAGTCGGCCGCGGCCGCCTTCAACCCTGCCCATCGGCTTGGCGACCAGGTGATCGAAGCTTCCGTCAAACACGGGCTCATGAACAAACAGGAGGCAAAAAACAGAGCGCTCTATCTGTTTCAGGTGCTTGGCCTTCCCCATCCCGAAAGTTTCGGCGAGCGTTTCCCGCACCAGGTCTCGGGCGGCCAGCTGCAGCGGGCCATGACGGCCATGGCGCTCTGCTCAAACCCCGAACTGATCGTCTTCGACGAACCGACCACGGCACTTGACGTTACCACCCAGATCGACGTGCTGGCGGCTATCAAGCATGCGATCGAGGCAACCCATACGGCGGCCCTTTATATCACCCATGATCTCGCCGTCGTCGCCCAGATCTCCGACGACATCATGGTGCTGCGCCATGGAAAGACAGTGGAATACGGCAGTGTCCGGCACATCATCGAAGCGCCACGGGAGGACTATACCCGCGCGCTTGTCAACGTCCGGCAGACGCCGAGGGACGAAGCTCTTGATCAGTCCGATGCGCTGCTGAAGATCGAAAACGTCAGCGCAGAATATTCCAATGGCTTCAAGGTCCTGAACAACGTCAGTCTGCATGTGCCGAAGGGACAGACATTGGCGATCGTCGGTGAATCGGGCTCGGGAAAATCGACGCTCGCCCGCGTCGTTACCGGGCTCTTGTCGCCCAGCGCCGGGACGATCTCTTTTGCCGGCAAACCATTGACGCCCGATGTCCGACACCGGCCACGCGACGACCTGCGCCGCATCCAGCTCATCTACCAGATGGCCGATACGGCGATGAACCCGCGCCAGACCGTGCGCGACATTATCGGCCGGCCGCTGACCTTCTACTATGGCCTCAGGGGAGCTGCAAAGACGGACCGTGTGAAGGAGTTGCTCGACCAGATCGAGATGGGCAACGGCTTCCTGAACCGGTACCCGGCAGAGCTCTCGGGCGGCCAGAAGCAGCGCGTCGCCATCGCCCGCGCGCTTGCGGCCAAGCCGGAACTCATCCTCTGCGACGAGCCGACCTCGGCACTCGACCCGCTGGTTGCCGAAGGCATTCTGAAACTGCTGCTGAAGCTGCAGGAAGAGGAACATCTCTCCTACGTCTTCATCACCCATGATATCGCAATCGTGCGCGCCATCGCCGACAGCGTCGCGGTGATGCATCGCGGCAAGCTCGTCCGCTTCGGTCCCAAATCCCAAGCGCTATCGCCGCCCTTCGACGATTACACCGACCTGCTACTGAAATCCGTACCCGAGATGGAGATCGGCTGGCTGGAGCGGGTACTGACGACGCGGAAGATGGCAAGCGCTGGAAATTGA